The proteins below come from a single Triticum aestivum cultivar Chinese Spring chromosome 5D, IWGSC CS RefSeq v2.1, whole genome shotgun sequence genomic window:
- the LOC123123455 gene encoding protein trichome birefringence-like 33: MMKPQHGAAGGGGHGRRTPFLTSYALTLAFITFVSLLYFKDFSSTLHQPFLHHPPPRHRPRPHPHVPMGGGKVGPVVAEKKAAAAAAEEKEVLSLPFAVGRAAAGCDVSRGEWVYDEAARPLYQEEECPYIQPQLTCKAHGRPDTAYRHWRWQPRGCSLPSFNATLMLEMLRGKRMLFVGDSLNRGQYVSLVCLLHRAIPESSKSMETFDSLTVFRAKDYNATIEFYWAPFLAESNSDDAVVHRVTDRIVRGTAIEKHAKFWKGADVVVFNTYLWWMTGQKMKILQNSFEDQNKDIKEMETEDAYGMVLNAVAKWVENNMDPKSSRAFFVTMSPTHTQSKDWGDKSDGNCYNQTNPIKDLSYWGPGTSKGLMRVIGEVFSASKVPVGVVNITQLSEYRKDAHTQIYKKQWNPLTPEQIANPKSYADCTHWCLPGLQDTWNELLYAKLFFP, translated from the exons ATGATGAAGCCGCAGCAcggcgcggccggcggcggcgggcacgggCGGCGGACGCCGTTCCTGACCTCGTACGCGCTCACGCTCGCCTTCATCACCTTCGTCTCCCTGCTCTACTTCAAGGACTTCTCCTCCACGCTCCACCAGCCCTTCCTCCACcacccgccgccccgccaccgccccagGCCCCATCCCCATGTCCCCATGGGCGGCGGCAAGGTAGGGCCGGTGGTGGCagagaagaaggccgccgccgccgccgcggaggagaaggaggtgCTGTCGCTGCCGTTCGCGGtggggcgtgcggcggcggggtgCGACGTGTCCCGCGGCGAGTGGGTGTACGACGAGGCGGCGCGGCCGCTGTACCAGGAGGAGGAGTGCCCCTACATCCAGCCGCAGCTGACCTGCAAGGCGCACGGCCGCCCCGACACCGCCTACCGCCACTGGCGGTGGCAGCCCCGCGGCTGCTCGCTCCCGAG CTTCAATGCGACTCTGATGCTGGAGATGCTGCGGGGCAAGCGCATGCTGTTTGTTGGGGATTCGCTCAACCGCGGGCAGTACGTGTCGTTGGTCTGCCTCCTGCATCGGGCCATTCCTGAGAGCTCCAAGTCCATGGAAACATTTGACTCGCTCACGGTTTTCAGAGCAAAG GACTACAATGCCACGATTGAGTTCTATTGGGCCCCCTTTCTAGCTGAATCAAATTCCGACGATGCTGTTGTTCACCGTGTCACGGATAGAATAGTAAGGGGTACGGCCATTGAAAAGCACGCCAAGTTTTGGAAAGGAGCTGACGTTGTGGTATTCAACACCTACCTTTGGTGGATGACCGGACAAAAGATGAAAATTCT GCAAAACTCCTTTGAAGATCAGAACAAGGACATCAAAGAAATGGAAACAGAGGATGCCTATGGGATGGTACTGAATGCCGTGGCGAAATGGGTCGAGAACAACATGGACCCTAAAAGTTCAAGGGCGTTTTTTGTCACTATGTCACCTACTCATACTCA GAGCAAAGATTGGGGCGACAAGTCTGATGGAAACTGCTACAACCAAACAAATCCAATCAAAGATTTGTCCTACTGGGGACCAGGCACTAGCAAGGGCCTGATGCGGGTTATCGGCGAAGTGTTCAGCGCTTCTAAGGTCCCCGTTGGGGTTGTCAACATCACCCAGCTCTCTGAGTACCGCAAAGACGCCCACACCCAGATATACAAGAAGCAGTGGAACCCGCTGACCCCGGAGCAGATCGCCAACCCTAAGAGCTACGCGGACTGCACCCATTGGTGCCTCCCGGGACTCCAGGACACCTGGAACGAGCTGCTCTATGCGAAGCTCTTCTTTCCTTGA